A region of Saimiri boliviensis isolate mSaiBol1 chromosome 8, mSaiBol1.pri, whole genome shotgun sequence DNA encodes the following proteins:
- the LOC101041915 gene encoding aldo-keto reductase family 1 member C4 isoform X1 — MDPTCQRVKLNDGNFMPVLGFGTYAPPEVPRNRVVEVIKLAIEAGFRHFDSAYVYSNEEQVGLAIRSKIADGSVKREDIFYTSKLWCTFHRPELVQSALENSLKKLQLDYVDLYLIHFPVALKPSEDLMPKDENGKAKFDTVDLCATWEAMEKCKDAGLAKSIGVSNFNCRQLEMILNKPGLKYKPVCNQVECHPYLNQSKLLDFCKPKDIVLVAHSALGTQRHELWVDPNSPVLLEDPVLCALAKKHKRSPALIALRYQLQRGVVVLAKSYNEQRIRENVQVSEFQLSSADMKVLDGLNRNYRYVVLDYLAGHHNYPFSDEN; from the exons ATGGATCCCACATGTCAGCGTGTGAAGCTAAATGATGGTAACTTCATGCCTGTTTTGGGATTTGGTACCTATGCACCTCCAGAG GTTCCTAGGAACAGAGTTGTGGAGGTCATCAAATTAGCAATAGAAGCTGGTTTCCGCCATTTTGATTCTGCATACGTTTACAGTAATGAGGAGCAGGTTGGACTGGCTATCCGAAGCAAGATTGCAGACGGCAGTGTAAAGAGAGAAGACATATTCTACACTTCAAAG CTTTGGTGCACTTTCCATCGACCTGAGTTGGTCCAATCAGCCTTGGAAAACTCACTGAAAAAACTTCAGCTGGACTATGTTGATCTCTATCTTATTCATTTCCCAGTGGCTCTCAAG CCAAGTGAGGACCTAATGCCaaaagatgaaaatggaaaagcaaaatttgacaCAGTGGATCTCTGTGCCACATGGGAG GCCATGGAGAAGTGTAAGGACGCAGGATTGGCCAAGTCCATTGGGGTGTCCAACTTCAACTGCAGGCAGCTGGAGATGATCCTCAACAAGCCAGGGCTCAAGTACAAGCCCGTCTGCAACCAG GTGGAATGTCATCCTTATCTCAACCAGAGCAAACTGCTGGATTTCTGCAAGCCAAAAGACATTGTTCTGGTTGCCCATAGTGCTCTGGGAACCCAAAGACATGAACTATG GGTGGATCCGAACTCCCCAGTTCTTTTGGAGGACCCAGTTCTTTGTGCCTTGGCAAAGAAGCACAAACGATCCCCAGCCCTGATTGCCCTGCGCTACCAGCTGCAGCGTGGGGTTGTGGTCCTGGCCAAGAGCTACAATGAGCAGCGGATCAGAGAGAACGTGCAG GTTTCTGAATTCCAGTTGTCTTCAGCAGATATGAAAGTTCTAGATGGCTTAAACAGAAATTATCGATATGTTGTCTTAGATTA tcttGCAGGCCACCATAATTATCCATTTTCAGATGAAAATTAA
- the LOC101041915 gene encoding aldo-keto reductase family 1 member C4 isoform X4, translating to MDPTCQRVKLNDGNFMPVLGFGTYAPPEVPRNRVVEVIKLAIEAGFRHFDSAYVYSNEEQVGLAIRSKIADGSVKREDIFYTSKLWCTFHRPELVQSALENSLKKLQLDYVDLYLIHFPVALKPSEDLMPKDENGKAKFDTVDLCATWEAMEKCKDAGLAKSIGVSNFNCRQLEMILNKPGLKYKPVCNQVECHPYLNQSKLLDFCKPKDIVLVAHSALGTQRHELWVDPNSPVLLEDPVLCALAKKHKRSPALIALRYQLQRGVVVLAKSYNEQRIRENVQVPPSPP from the exons ATGGATCCCACATGTCAGCGTGTGAAGCTAAATGATGGTAACTTCATGCCTGTTTTGGGATTTGGTACCTATGCACCTCCAGAG GTTCCTAGGAACAGAGTTGTGGAGGTCATCAAATTAGCAATAGAAGCTGGTTTCCGCCATTTTGATTCTGCATACGTTTACAGTAATGAGGAGCAGGTTGGACTGGCTATCCGAAGCAAGATTGCAGACGGCAGTGTAAAGAGAGAAGACATATTCTACACTTCAAAG CTTTGGTGCACTTTCCATCGACCTGAGTTGGTCCAATCAGCCTTGGAAAACTCACTGAAAAAACTTCAGCTGGACTATGTTGATCTCTATCTTATTCATTTCCCAGTGGCTCTCAAG CCAAGTGAGGACCTAATGCCaaaagatgaaaatggaaaagcaaaatttgacaCAGTGGATCTCTGTGCCACATGGGAG GCCATGGAGAAGTGTAAGGACGCAGGATTGGCCAAGTCCATTGGGGTGTCCAACTTCAACTGCAGGCAGCTGGAGATGATCCTCAACAAGCCAGGGCTCAAGTACAAGCCCGTCTGCAACCAG GTGGAATGTCATCCTTATCTCAACCAGAGCAAACTGCTGGATTTCTGCAAGCCAAAAGACATTGTTCTGGTTGCCCATAGTGCTCTGGGAACCCAAAGACATGAACTATG GGTGGATCCGAACTCCCCAGTTCTTTTGGAGGACCCAGTTCTTTGTGCCTTGGCAAAGAAGCACAAACGATCCCCAGCCCTGATTGCCCTGCGCTACCAGCTGCAGCGTGGGGTTGTGGTCCTGGCCAAGAGCTACAATGAGCAGCGGATCAGAGAGAACGTGCAG GTGCCTCCTTCTCCTCCATGA
- the LOC101041915 gene encoding aldo-keto reductase family 1 member C4 isoform X3, with translation MDPTCQRVKLNDGNFMPVLGFGTYAPPEVPRNRVVEVIKLAIEAGFRHFDSAYVYSNEEQVGLAIRSKIADGSVKREDIFYTSKLWCTFHRPELVQSALENSLKKLQLDYVDLYLIHFPVALKPSEDLMPKDENGKAKFDTVDLCATWEAMEKCKDAGLAKSIGVSNFNCRQLEMILNKPGLKYKPVCNQVECHPYLNQSKLLDFCKPKDIVLVAHSALGTQRHELWVDPNSPVLLEDPVLCALAKKHKRSPALIALRYQLQRGVVVLAKSYNEQRIRENVQVSEFQLSSADMKVLDGLNRNYRYVVLD, from the exons ATGGATCCCACATGTCAGCGTGTGAAGCTAAATGATGGTAACTTCATGCCTGTTTTGGGATTTGGTACCTATGCACCTCCAGAG GTTCCTAGGAACAGAGTTGTGGAGGTCATCAAATTAGCAATAGAAGCTGGTTTCCGCCATTTTGATTCTGCATACGTTTACAGTAATGAGGAGCAGGTTGGACTGGCTATCCGAAGCAAGATTGCAGACGGCAGTGTAAAGAGAGAAGACATATTCTACACTTCAAAG CTTTGGTGCACTTTCCATCGACCTGAGTTGGTCCAATCAGCCTTGGAAAACTCACTGAAAAAACTTCAGCTGGACTATGTTGATCTCTATCTTATTCATTTCCCAGTGGCTCTCAAG CCAAGTGAGGACCTAATGCCaaaagatgaaaatggaaaagcaaaatttgacaCAGTGGATCTCTGTGCCACATGGGAG GCCATGGAGAAGTGTAAGGACGCAGGATTGGCCAAGTCCATTGGGGTGTCCAACTTCAACTGCAGGCAGCTGGAGATGATCCTCAACAAGCCAGGGCTCAAGTACAAGCCCGTCTGCAACCAG GTGGAATGTCATCCTTATCTCAACCAGAGCAAACTGCTGGATTTCTGCAAGCCAAAAGACATTGTTCTGGTTGCCCATAGTGCTCTGGGAACCCAAAGACATGAACTATG GGTGGATCCGAACTCCCCAGTTCTTTTGGAGGACCCAGTTCTTTGTGCCTTGGCAAAGAAGCACAAACGATCCCCAGCCCTGATTGCCCTGCGCTACCAGCTGCAGCGTGGGGTTGTGGTCCTGGCCAAGAGCTACAATGAGCAGCGGATCAGAGAGAACGTGCAG GTTTCTGAATTCCAGTTGTCTTCAGCAGATATGAAAGTTCTAGATGGCTTAAACAGAAATTATCGATATGTTGTCTTAGATTA G
- the LOC101041915 gene encoding aldo-keto reductase family 1 member C4 isoform X5 codes for MDPTCQRVKLNDGNFMPVLGFGTYAPPEVPRNRVVEVIKLAIEAGFRHFDSAYVYSNEEQVGLAIRSKIADGSVKREDIFYTSKLWCTFHRPELVQSALENSLKKLQLDYVDLYLIHFPVALKPSEDLMPKDENGKAKFDTVDLCATWEAMEKCKDAGLAKSIGVSNFNCRQLEMILNKPGLKYKPVCNQLLNMYKKLTGNNESHLS; via the exons ATGGATCCCACATGTCAGCGTGTGAAGCTAAATGATGGTAACTTCATGCCTGTTTTGGGATTTGGTACCTATGCACCTCCAGAG GTTCCTAGGAACAGAGTTGTGGAGGTCATCAAATTAGCAATAGAAGCTGGTTTCCGCCATTTTGATTCTGCATACGTTTACAGTAATGAGGAGCAGGTTGGACTGGCTATCCGAAGCAAGATTGCAGACGGCAGTGTAAAGAGAGAAGACATATTCTACACTTCAAAG CTTTGGTGCACTTTCCATCGACCTGAGTTGGTCCAATCAGCCTTGGAAAACTCACTGAAAAAACTTCAGCTGGACTATGTTGATCTCTATCTTATTCATTTCCCAGTGGCTCTCAAG CCAAGTGAGGACCTAATGCCaaaagatgaaaatggaaaagcaaaatttgacaCAGTGGATCTCTGTGCCACATGGGAG GCCATGGAGAAGTGTAAGGACGCAGGATTGGCCAAGTCCATTGGGGTGTCCAACTTCAACTGCAGGCAGCTGGAGATGATCCTCAACAAGCCAGGGCTCAAGTACAAGCCCGTCTGCAACCAG TTATTGAATATGTACAAAAAGTTAACTGGAAACAATGAAAGTCACCTAAGTTAA
- the LOC101041915 gene encoding aldo-keto reductase family 1 member C4 isoform X6, translated as MDPTCQRVKLNDGNFMPVLGFGTYAPPEVPRNRVVEVIKLAIEAGFRHFDSAYVYSNEEQVGLAIRSKIADGSVKREDIFYTSKLWCTFHRPELVQSALENSLKKLQLDYVDLYLIHFPVALKNVAAPISWQSIILKHTWEHACGWRS; from the exons ATGGATCCCACATGTCAGCGTGTGAAGCTAAATGATGGTAACTTCATGCCTGTTTTGGGATTTGGTACCTATGCACCTCCAGAG GTTCCTAGGAACAGAGTTGTGGAGGTCATCAAATTAGCAATAGAAGCTGGTTTCCGCCATTTTGATTCTGCATACGTTTACAGTAATGAGGAGCAGGTTGGACTGGCTATCCGAAGCAAGATTGCAGACGGCAGTGTAAAGAGAGAAGACATATTCTACACTTCAAAG CTTTGGTGCACTTTCCATCGACCTGAGTTGGTCCAATCAGCCTTGGAAAACTCACTGAAAAAACTTCAGCTGGACTATGTTGATCTCTATCTTATTCATTTCCCAGTGGCTCTCAAG AACGTTGCAGCACCTATCTCATGGCAGAGTATTATCCTAAAACATACCTGGGAGCATGCCTGTGGCTGGAGAAGTTAA
- the LOC101041915 gene encoding aldo-keto reductase family 1 member C4 isoform X2: MKGKSGNHSTEAPALVPRNRVVEVIKLAIEAGFRHFDSAYVYSNEEQVGLAIRSKIADGSVKREDIFYTSKLWCTFHRPELVQSALENSLKKLQLDYVDLYLIHFPVALKPSEDLMPKDENGKAKFDTVDLCATWEAMEKCKDAGLAKSIGVSNFNCRQLEMILNKPGLKYKPVCNQVECHPYLNQSKLLDFCKPKDIVLVAHSALGTQRHELWVDPNSPVLLEDPVLCALAKKHKRSPALIALRYQLQRGVVVLAKSYNEQRIRENVQVSEFQLSSADMKVLDGLNRNYRYVVLDYLAGHHNYPFSDEN; encoded by the exons ATGAAGGGGAAGTCAGGAAATCACAGCACTGAAGCTCCAGCCTTG GTTCCTAGGAACAGAGTTGTGGAGGTCATCAAATTAGCAATAGAAGCTGGTTTCCGCCATTTTGATTCTGCATACGTTTACAGTAATGAGGAGCAGGTTGGACTGGCTATCCGAAGCAAGATTGCAGACGGCAGTGTAAAGAGAGAAGACATATTCTACACTTCAAAG CTTTGGTGCACTTTCCATCGACCTGAGTTGGTCCAATCAGCCTTGGAAAACTCACTGAAAAAACTTCAGCTGGACTATGTTGATCTCTATCTTATTCATTTCCCAGTGGCTCTCAAG CCAAGTGAGGACCTAATGCCaaaagatgaaaatggaaaagcaaaatttgacaCAGTGGATCTCTGTGCCACATGGGAG GCCATGGAGAAGTGTAAGGACGCAGGATTGGCCAAGTCCATTGGGGTGTCCAACTTCAACTGCAGGCAGCTGGAGATGATCCTCAACAAGCCAGGGCTCAAGTACAAGCCCGTCTGCAACCAG GTGGAATGTCATCCTTATCTCAACCAGAGCAAACTGCTGGATTTCTGCAAGCCAAAAGACATTGTTCTGGTTGCCCATAGTGCTCTGGGAACCCAAAGACATGAACTATG GGTGGATCCGAACTCCCCAGTTCTTTTGGAGGACCCAGTTCTTTGTGCCTTGGCAAAGAAGCACAAACGATCCCCAGCCCTGATTGCCCTGCGCTACCAGCTGCAGCGTGGGGTTGTGGTCCTGGCCAAGAGCTACAATGAGCAGCGGATCAGAGAGAACGTGCAG GTTTCTGAATTCCAGTTGTCTTCAGCAGATATGAAAGTTCTAGATGGCTTAAACAGAAATTATCGATATGTTGTCTTAGATTA tcttGCAGGCCACCATAATTATCCATTTTCAGATGAAAATTAA